TCCTCCAGTTGCCCGGCCTGTTGGTCAAGGCGGGCGTTCACCTCCTGCAGTTCGCCTTCGAGGGCGCTGATCCGCTGGCGGGCCTGGTTGAGCGAGTCGAGCGACTGCCTGCGCAGGTCCTGAAACATATCCTCGCGGATGGCCCGAAACCCGTCGTAGATGCGCGTGCGCCGCTGCACCTCCTCGTACTGCCCCCGCAGGGTTACATCCTCAGGTTCCCCTGCCGCATCCTGCGCAAGCGCTGAGTTCACTGGAAAAAAGGCAAGGGTAAAACCCACTACCAGCACGAAAAAAAAACTTTTCCTTATATCCATTGCATTGATTTTATGAAAGCACGGGGAAATGATCCTATTATTCTCAACCAAATTTATGAAAGTTTATTGTTTGATCCTATGGATAGATTTTTTGTCATCACAAGACTCTTCTCAGCCTTTTCCACAGAAAAGACCTCCCCCATATCTTCCTGCCATTTCCTTTTTATTTAATATTCAATAAATTACCCAAAAACCCCTGCATTTTGATTATCTTTGCACAAACCGGCCCGGCTCCGGGCCAAAAAACCAACGTAAAATAAAATCACGAAAAACACCAAATGGGCAGATCACAAGACAGTTACGGCAAGAAGGAAGTAAGAAACAAAAAAGAGAAAAAGCGCAAGGAAAAGGAAAAGAAGCGACTGGAAAAAAGAGATAAAGATACTTCCGGCAGCCTCGACGATATGATCGCATACGTGGACGCCTTTGGCAACCTTAGCTCCACCCCGCCCGACCCCAAAGACATCGAAGAAATTGATCCCGAAGAAATTGAGGTCAGCACCCCCAAAAAGGAAGACATCCCCTACGACCCCATCCGCAAGGGCATTGTCAGCTTCCTGAACGAATCGAAAGGCTTTGGCTTCATCAAGGACACCGAAACCCAGGAAAGCATTTTCGTGCACGTGAACAACACCCTCGAAGAGATCAGGGAAGGCAACCTGGTAAGCTTTGAGGTGGAGATGGGTCCCAAGGGACCCTCGGCCATCAAGGTTAAAGTGGCCCGATAAGCCAAATCAGCCCTGTAATGGCTTAACCCTTTGCATCTTTATTATTTAGCGGCATTCCTTTTAGGAGCCCCCAAAAGGGTGTTCCTGAAAACTTTATTGCCTTTTTTTCGCCCTTTCTGCTCCCTACCAGGGTCTTATTTCGTTCGTATCATAAACGGGGCATAAACGTTTTAAAACGTTTATGACCCGTTTATGATACGTCTAAACTCAGGATTTGGACCGAGCCTGAAAGAAAGATGTTACACGAATGGCAATCAGTCGTTCAGGGCGATGGCCCGGCCATTAAAGTCAGGATTCTTGAAAGGCCATTCCTCGTTGACCCACGCCTTAACCGTTTCAGAAAAGGTTTGGTACAGGCTGTTTTCGGCTGAGCCGGCCCTGAGCCACCAGGTCACTTCAGCATCGTGGGCAGGATCGCTGGAATGGTTGAGATGCACACAACCGATCATTTTACCGGTTTCAGCATCTACCACGGGGTAGGAAAAGGAGTTGGGCAGAGGGATTCTGCGCTGGGGATATTCCAGCCCCAAGAGGTCGTCCTGCGAGGGGGTATCGTTCACAGGCATATCCAGTGAGGGGATTGGCAGGCCATAATGAGGGTCGGTGCCTCCTGGCCCCTTTGAATGGTGGCTCATCACATCGTGGGCAATCAGCGGCCTGATGATTAAGGACCCTGCTTCAAATTTGGCAGGAGGCTCGAAGTTGCCCGTTACCAGTGCCTGGGTCTGCGTCATCAGGGCAACGGAAAGAAACAGGAGAAAAATGGACGGTAAAAAAGCAAATCGAAATTTCATAAAGCGTTGCAATTAAATGAATGATTCGAGGATAATTTCATCCCTTGTTTTAAAAAAGACCCACAGGATCCATTGATTTATTTGGGCCTTACAAAAAATTACTGCATGGCAAGGCGAAACGGCCGGTAATAATCTTGAAAAAATTGGAATTTTCTGTTCTTTTTTACAGGATAAGCCACTGGATGATCACACCCAACAAGAAGGAAAGTATTTTCATGAAAGTGTATAAGGCCCTTGAAGACAGCAGCAAAGGCCAATGAGGCACAAAGGCCTCAGGCCATCTAAGTGAAAGTGAACAGGCTGCTTATTCCCGTTTTTTTAGTCACGGGTTGAATGAAGTTTCCCTCTGTCCTTTTCCTTATCTCACCACCAGTCTTTTACCCCTGAACCTGAGGTTCATCCAGGCAATAATAAAACCGGCGGTCATAAACATGATTAAACTGTAGATGGCAGGTGAAATGGCCATGACGTCATTGAGCAGAAGGGTGCTTGCGATCAATATTCCCAGGGTCCCGTTCTGGATCCCTGTTTCAATAGAGATGGTAATGCTTTGGGTAATGTTGAGCTTTGCCATTCTTGCCGATAAATACCCAAAGAAGAGCATGACCAGGTTTAATGCCAGGGCAATGGGACCCACGTCCCTGAAGGATTGCACAAAAATATCGCGGTTGGTGTTGATGGCTGCAAAAATGATGAGGAACAAAAGGATACCCGACACGATTTTAACAGGCTTATCCATTTTAAAGGCAAACTTCCTGGCCCTGGACCTGATGAACATGCCAATGGTTACGGGCAACAGGGTGACAAGGGTCAGTTTAACAATGGTTTCAAAAACGGGCAGGGGCACATACTCTCCCTGCTGAAGGAAATGTGCCAGCGAAAAGTTCACGATGAGGGGGATGGTGATAATGGCCACCATGCTCGAGATGGCTGTCATGGTAATGGACAGGGCGGTATCGCCGCGGGAGATGTGACTGATCAGGTTCGAGGTGGGGCCTCCCGGGCAGGCTGCCAGCACCATGATACCTACAGCAAGCTCCAGGTTGTTCAGGCCAAAAAGATAAACCAGCAAAAAACCCACCAGTGGCAGCAAAATAATCTGGTTGACAAAACCTATGGCTGCAGCCTTAGGATACAGCACCACACGCTTGAAATCGGCAGGCGTAAGCGACAAGCCCATGCCAAGCATAATAATGGCCAGCGATAAGGGGAGCATCAAATCAGTCAGGTAATTCGTTTCCATTATTTTTCCGTTTTAGTTTACACTGGGCTCAATAGGCGCTTTTTGTATAAAAAGCGTCGCAAAGATATTGAATTTTAAACACGTGTTCAAAGGCTATGGAAAAATATACAGTTAAACCGGTCTTGTTAGCCAGGCATTAATGATTGCAAGTATTGGAAAAATTTATACTGATTTTAAATTAAATTTGTTTAGTGGAAAGCTTCTCTTTATTTTCCTTGGTTTGAATCAGGATAATTAAGCACCATTCACTGCTATGAAAAAGGCTTTAATCTATATATTGGTGGCATTAACGTTCAACATATAATTAATAGCTTGTATAATGTTCAGGCATTCGCGAGGAATAAAGGATTATGAATCCTTGTTTACACAAGATTTGGATAACCCGTCCAACGGAAGTGTAAAAGTGACCTTTCTTGGGGCAACCTCTCTGTTGCTTGATGACGGAGAAACCCAGATTCTTACTGACGGGTTTTTCAGCAGGCATGGTTTATGGAAAGTGGTTACCAGCCAGATTCATACCGATCGCAAGAAAGTGGACAATGCGATTTCAAAATATGAAATTAACAGGGTTAAGGCCATTTTCGTAAGCCACTCGCACTATGATCACGCCTTTGATGTGGCTTATGTTACTCAAAGAACAGGGGCCGTGCTGTTTGGTTCCCCCTCCACCCTGAACATTGCACGGGGAGGCGGACTCGGTGAAGAACAAATGGCTCCCCTCGAACCGGGAAGAGAAGTCCACATGGGTGCTTTCAGCATTACTGCCATATCGGCCAGGCATTCTCCCCCGAGCTTTTTCAACAACAATATCGGCCATGCCATCGACCGGCCACTAAGCCAGCCTGCATGGGTTTTTAAATATGTTGAGGGTGGTTCTTATGATTTCCTCATAAAGCATGCTGGCAAAAGCATTTACATTATCCCAAGTGCCAATTACGTGGAAGGAATGCGTGACAAGTATAAAGCTGATGTGGTATTTTTTAGCATTGGAAATATTGCCCACCAAAGCATAGAATTTAAAAACACACTCTGGGAGAACAGCATCGAAAAACTCAAGCCAGACCTGGTCATCCCGATCCATTGGGATAACTTCTTCACTCCTCTGAGCAGTAACCTGGAATTGTTTTCTCCAATCATAGACAATACAGGTAAGAGTTTTGATTTCATGATTGAGAAATGCCAGAAGCAAAACATTGATCTGAAGATTCTGCAAGGAGGCAAGAGCATTGTTTTATTCAAAAAAAAGGTATAAGAAACAGGTCCATCAGGTGAGTTTGCTAAAAGAAATTTTCCAGGAGGAACAGGAAAATGAGCGGCTTTCATTTCTTGTAAAAGAAATCAATTCGATGGCCGCCAATGCAAACTGCAATTTACCCGGGACTAAGCCAGGCCTTTCCCATTCGCTGAAGCCGGTTAAAAGTTTAATAAACCCTTTACACTATGCCCTCATCTTGTGATTTTTTCTTTCCTGATTCCATTCAATAATGTGTAAATTCGCAGGAAAATCCCCCGGATGATCACACCCGATACCAAGGAAAAAATCATGGACGCCGTTCGCATCGAAGAGGTGGTGGGCGAGTTCGTGAACCTGAAGAAGCGGGGGGTAAACCTCATTGGACTGTGCCCCTTCCACAACGAAAAGACCCCTTCGTTCAACGTGAACCCGGCCCGGGGCATCTTCAAATGCTTTGGCTGCGGTAAAGGAGGCGATGCGGTGAGTTTCCTGATGGAGCACGAGCATTATACCTTTCCCGAGGCGCTGAAATACCTGGCCAATAAATATGGCATAGAGATCGAGGAAGAAAAGCCTTCCCCCGAGCAACAGCAGGCGATGGATGAGAAGGAGAGCCTGTTCAACCTCTCGGCCTTTGCCCAGAAATATTTTGAGGACATCCTGCACAAGGACGAGGAAGGCAAGGCCATCGGGATGACCTACCTGAAGGAACGGGGCTTCTCGCTCGAGACCATCCGCAAGTTCGGGCTGGGCTATGCCCTCAATCAGTGGGACGCCTTCACCCTTCACGCCAAAAAGCACGGCTACAAGAAAGAATACCTGCTGAATACCAGCCTGAGCAAGGAAAAGGATCAGCAGCTGTACGACAGCTTCAGGGGGCGGGTCATCTTCCCCATCCACAACCTCTCGGGGCGGGTACTGGGCTTTGGGGCGCGCATCCTCACCAGCGAAAAAAACAAGCCCAAATACATCAACACTGCCGAGAGCGACATCTACCACAAGAGCAAGGTGCTTTACGGGCTGTACTTTGCAAAAAGCGCCGTTTCGCGTGAGGACAACTGTTACCTGGTGGAGGGCTATACCGATGTGATCTCGATGCACCAGGCAGGCATCGAAAACGTGATCTCCAGTTCAGGGACCTCGCTGACCACCGAGCAGATCAAGCTCATCCGGCGCTACACCAGCAACATCACCCTGCTGTTCGACGGCGACCCGGCGGGCATCAAGGCCGCCTTCCGCGGCATCGACATGATCCTGGAAGAAGGGATGAACGTACGACTGGTGCTGTTTCCCGATGGCGAAGATCCCGACTCCTACGCCCGCAAATACCGCCCGGTGGAGGTGAAGGCGTTCGTGGAAAAAAACGCCCTCGACTTCATCTCCTTCAAGACCAACCTCTTGCTGGGCGAGACGCAAAACGACCCCATCCGCAAGGCAGGCCTCATCAAGGAAATCGCCCAGACCATCTCGCTCATCCCTGAGCCCATTGCCCGCACCCTGTACATCCAGCAGTGCAGCGACCTGATGCAGATCGATGAGCGCCTGCTGGTGGCGGAAGTCAATAAGTTGCGCCGGCAAAAGGCCACGCGCGATCGCAGCAACGAACCTCCGCAGAAGTTGCCGGAACCCCGGCCTGAGCTTCCCGTTCAGCAGGAAACCCAAAAGCTGACCAATGGCCACCAGGAAAAGGAAGTCATCCGGATGCTGCTGCAGCATGGGGGGAAAAAGATTGAATTTGAGGTGGCCGATGAGGCAGGCAAACCCATGGACATCTCCATCCGGGTCGTTGATTTCATCATCGACGATTTCAGCGACGATAAGCTAGGCTTCGACAATCCGGCCTGCCAGACCATTTTCGACATCTTTGCCCGTCACCGCCTGGAGGATACCATCCCCTCGGAGCAGGCCTTTTTCTCCCACGAGGAACAAAGCGTCAGGGATCTGGCCATCGACCTGATGAGCACACCCCATACCCTGAGCGACAACTGGAAGACCCGTCACCGCATCTTCGTGAAGACCGAAGAGGAGAACCTGAAGCAAAGCCTGCTGGAAGTGTTGTATGCCTTTAAGCTCAGGCGCCTGGAAAAAATGATCGAGGAGAACCAGGAGCGTTTGAAAATTTGTACCGACGAAGAAGAGGCCAACCAGCTGCTTGAAAACGACCGCCAGCTTAAGGCCAAGCGCAGCCTCTTTGCTAAAGAACTCAGCCGCATCATCACGAGGTAAATCCCTCCAGAAACTCCGTTAATATTTAATAGATTTTTTTATTGTCCGCTAATGGACAGAAGCGTATCGTTCCGGACAATTTACATCCGAACAAGGTGCAACATCACTTGGAGGGATATCAGAAATCAACAAATAAATCCGGCCAGCAATCTCCTCAAAAGCACGACTGGCTTCAATTCCGGAAAAGTTAAAAATATTTTCTACAATAATTGGGTTTGTGGTACAGATTATGATAGAGAATAACGCAACCATTTTTGAAAATACTGATTCTTCATTATTCTGCTGTACCATGAAACAAGTACCATTCGATCAACAGATTCATCCCGCCCTTGAGCGCGAAGAGCTCTGGAGCAAAGGCGATTTTCAGCCTTTTTCCAAGCGTGAAAAAATCCAAACGATATCGGTCCATCTGTTAAGACTGATCTTCCTGTTTATCTTGTTGCTGGGGGTATTGAGCTTTTAAGCGCCTGGTAAAATTTTCATCCCCTGGTGAAGCCATAATTCACCCGAGCGGGTGAAAAAATAATGCTGTGTTAAGGCCAGCACAATCTTCACTTTGAAAAATCCAAAACCGCTTCCTCCCGGCGGTTTTTTGTTTCCCCAGAATTTATGATTGGCTTTCTGCGTCATTTTTTTTACCTTTGATGTTTGCAAAAAACCTCAAATTATGAACAAAATTCGCTATTCCTTTATTACGGTTGGCCTTTTTTCGATGATGATGCTGCTGACCTCTTGCGGCAATGCCCGCAACAACGAAAACCAGGATGAGAACACCCAGGTTCCTGCCGGGGAACCAACCCAGGAGGAAGTCCATATGGTGAAGATCACCACGGGTTTTGGAGATATCGTCCTGAAGCTATACAATGAAACCCCTTTACATCGTGACAATTTCCTGAAACTGGTGGAAGAAGAATTTTATGACGGTTTGCTTTTCCACCGTGTCATCAAGGATTTTATGATCCAGGGCGGTGATCCAGCCTCGAGGAACGCTGCGCCAGACCAGGCCCTTGGTAATGGCGGCCCCGGATATACCATTCCGGCCGAAATCGTGGCCGGGTTGTTTCATAAAAAAGGCGCCCTGGCAGCAGCGCGCCTGGGCGACCGGATGAACCCCGAGCGCGCCTCCTCCGGTTCGCAGTTCTATATTGTCCAGGGAAAGGTCTGGACTCCTGAAGAGCTTGATATGATGGAACAGCAGCGCGGGCTGACCTTTAGCGCTGAACAGCGCCAGGTATATACCACCATTGGTGGCACACCCCACCTGGATGGCGGCTATTCCGTGTTTGGTGAAGTGGTGGAGGGTCTGGATGTAATCGATCAAATTGCCGCCGTGCAAACTGGCGCCGCCGACCGCCCCATTCAGGACGTAACGATGACTATTGAGATCCTTCCATAATCTGTTTTCTCTATGACCGAAAAAATCAAGGCCCTGCTGGAAGAGGTGGAGGCTTTCCGTGCCGATACCCAAGAGCAGGTGGAGGCTTTCCGTGTGAAGATGCTTTCCAAAAAGGGGCTCATCCCAGCCTTGTTCCAGGATTTCAAAACGGTGGAACCGGCACTTCGCAAGGAAATGGGGCAGCAACTGAATGATCTGAAGAGCAGGGCTACCGAAAAGGTGAATCAGCTAAAGGAACAGCTCGAGCAGGCTTCCGGCCCCAAGGGGGGGCAGGAGCAGCCCGACCTGAGTATGCCTGCCGATTTTGCGCCCCTGGGATCACGCCACCCTATTTCCATTGTCCGCAACCGCATCAACGGCATCTTCGAGCGCATCGGCTTTGTGGTGTCAGATGGCCCCGAGATGGAAGACGACTGGCATAACTTCAGCGCCCTGAACTTCCCCGAAGAGCATCCTGCACGCGACATGCAGGACACCTTTTTCTTTGGCAAGAACCCCGACCTGGCCCTGCGCACACACACCAGCTCAGTGCAGGTGCGTGTGATGGAAAGCCAAAAGCCCCCCATACGGACCATTTCTCCGGGAAGGGTATTCCGCAATGAAGCCATCTCGGCACGTGCCCATTGTATCTTCCACCAGGTGGAAGGGCTGTATATTGATAAGGGCGTGTCGTTTGCCGATATGCGCCAGACCCTGCTCTATTTCGCCCGCGAGATGTTCGGCGAGAAAACCCGGATTCGTCTGCGGCCTTCCTTCTTTCCCTTTACCGAGCCCTCGGCAGAAATGGATGTGTCGTGCAACATTTGCGGCGGCCCCGGATGCCCCATCTGCAAGCATAGCGGCTGGATCGAAGTGATGGGATGCGGAATGGTGGACCCCAACGTACTGAAAAACTGCGGCATCGACCCCGAAATTTATTCGGGGTATGCCTTTGGGATGGGCATCGAACGCATTGCCATGAACATCTTCCAGGTCCGCGACCTGAGGATGTACTTTGAAAACGACCTGCGTTTCCTGCGGCAATTCGAATCAGCCCATTAGCAAAAGCATAATATCCTGAATAGGAAAACACAGCCCGGTGGAAAAGAACACCGGGCTTTTTTGTTTCCGCAGGGAAAATTTTAACGTTTTCCAATTTTCTGAAAAAAATATTCCTTTTGCTGTAACATTTAATGGGCAACATCGTCATACCACTGAAACGCAAACAAAACAGAGCTTATGAAACCACAAACAACCAGGACTTTTTCTTTTTTAACCCTGCTGGTCACGTTCGTTTTCCTTTCTTCCTGCACCTATTCGGAAGGCAAGGTAACGCGGGGCGATGGCAATGTGGTCACCTCCACCATTCCCCTCAGTGATTTTGATGAGATCGATCTGCAGGGAGGCTTTAACGTTGTGCTTAAACAAGGCAGTGACTTGGAGGTAGTCATCGAAACCGACGAAAACCTGATGGAACTCCTGGATGTGGAGGTACGTGGCAAAACCCTGTATGTCAGCACCACCCGTGAAGCAGTGCTTAAGCCCACCAAAATGATCCTGACAATCACTTACCCTGCCCTGCGCGGGATTACTGTAGGCGGGGCCTGCAAGATTGAATCAGAAGAGGTGATCCAGAGCGATGACCTGCGTTTTGATATCAGCGGTGCGGCCGAAATCGATCTGGCCATCGTGGCCGAAGTGTTACGCACCGAACTGGCCGGGGCTGGCAGCATTAACTTTGAAGGTAAGGTTCGTGAACACTACATTGACCTGGCAGGGGCCAGCAGCCTCGAGGCCAAAGAACTGATCACTGAGGTGACAGAGATTGACCTCAGTGGTGCCGGTTCAGCCAGCGTTCATGCCACAACCTCGCTCAGGGCAAGTCTCAGCGGGGTAGGCAGCATCAAATACTATGGTAATCCCGGAGAAACACAAATCGACAAATCAGGCCTGGGGTCCATCCGCAGTGCTGAATAAAACATATCATTTTCCCTTTGCAACCATCAAACAATTTCACTAACTGTTAAATACGAATCAACCATGAAAACGACTTTTTTGAACAAGACCATTGCAGCCATCACCCTGTTGCTTTTCCCCCTGCTGACCTCAGCCCAGTACTATGAGGTTGAGCCGTTCACCGGCGTCAAGTCAGGCAGCGTTTTTTCCATTTACCTGTATCAGGGCAACACCTATGAAGTGCTGTTGGAAACCGATAGCACCCTGATCCCTGACATCCAGGTTAAGGTATCTGGCAATATCCTTGAACTTGAATATACTGGCAGCGTTCGCAACCTCGAACGCATCAAAGCTCACGTAACCGCAC
The sequence above is a segment of the Bacteroides sp. genome. Coding sequences within it:
- a CDS encoding cold shock domain-containing protein, with the translated sequence MGRSQDSYGKKEVRNKKEKKRKEKEKKRLEKRDKDTSGSLDDMIAYVDAFGNLSSTPPDPKDIEEIDPEEIEVSTPKKEDIPYDPIRKGIVSFLNESKGFGFIKDTETQESIFVHVNNTLEEIREGNLVSFEVEMGPKGPSAIKVKVAR
- a CDS encoding bile acid:sodium symporter family protein, with protein sequence METNYLTDLMLPLSLAIIMLGMGLSLTPADFKRVVLYPKAAAIGFVNQIILLPLVGFLLVYLFGLNNLELAVGIMVLAACPGGPTSNLISHISRGDTALSITMTAISSMVAIITIPLIVNFSLAHFLQQGEYVPLPVFETIVKLTLVTLLPVTIGMFIRSRARKFAFKMDKPVKIVSGILLFLIIFAAINTNRDIFVQSFRDVGPIALALNLVMLFFGYLSARMAKLNITQSITISIETGIQNGTLGILIASTLLLNDVMAISPAIYSLIMFMTAGFIIAWMNLRFRGKRLVVR
- a CDS encoding MBL fold metallo-hydrolase; its protein translation is MFRHSRGIKDYESLFTQDLDNPSNGSVKVTFLGATSLLLDDGETQILTDGFFSRHGLWKVVTSQIHTDRKKVDNAISKYEINRVKAIFVSHSHYDHAFDVAYVTQRTGAVLFGSPSTLNIARGGGLGEEQMAPLEPGREVHMGAFSITAISARHSPPSFFNNNIGHAIDRPLSQPAWVFKYVEGGSYDFLIKHAGKSIYIIPSANYVEGMRDKYKADVVFFSIGNIAHQSIEFKNTLWENSIEKLKPDLVIPIHWDNFFTPLSSNLELFSPIIDNTGKSFDFMIEKCQKQNIDLKILQGGKSIVLFKKKV
- a CDS encoding head GIN domain-containing protein, which encodes MKPQTTRTFSFLTLLVTFVFLSSCTYSEGKVTRGDGNVVTSTIPLSDFDEIDLQGGFNVVLKQGSDLEVVIETDENLMELLDVEVRGKTLYVSTTREAVLKPTKMILTITYPALRGITVGGACKIESEEVIQSDDLRFDISGAAEIDLAIVAEVLRTELAGAGSINFEGKVREHYIDLAGASSLEAKELITEVTEIDLSGAGSASVHATTSLRASLSGVGSIKYYGNPGETQIDKSGLGSIRSAE
- the pheS gene encoding phenylalanine--tRNA ligase subunit alpha — encoded protein: MTEKIKALLEEVEAFRADTQEQVEAFRVKMLSKKGLIPALFQDFKTVEPALRKEMGQQLNDLKSRATEKVNQLKEQLEQASGPKGGQEQPDLSMPADFAPLGSRHPISIVRNRINGIFERIGFVVSDGPEMEDDWHNFSALNFPEEHPARDMQDTFFFGKNPDLALRTHTSSVQVRVMESQKPPIRTISPGRVFRNEAISARAHCIFHQVEGLYIDKGVSFADMRQTLLYFAREMFGEKTRIRLRPSFFPFTEPSAEMDVSCNICGGPGCPICKHSGWIEVMGCGMVDPNVLKNCGIDPEIYSGYAFGMGIERIAMNIFQVRDLRMYFENDLRFLRQFESAH
- the dnaG gene encoding DNA primase, which encodes MITPDTKEKIMDAVRIEEVVGEFVNLKKRGVNLIGLCPFHNEKTPSFNVNPARGIFKCFGCGKGGDAVSFLMEHEHYTFPEALKYLANKYGIEIEEEKPSPEQQQAMDEKESLFNLSAFAQKYFEDILHKDEEGKAIGMTYLKERGFSLETIRKFGLGYALNQWDAFTLHAKKHGYKKEYLLNTSLSKEKDQQLYDSFRGRVIFPIHNLSGRVLGFGARILTSEKNKPKYINTAESDIYHKSKVLYGLYFAKSAVSREDNCYLVEGYTDVISMHQAGIENVISSSGTSLTTEQIKLIRRYTSNITLLFDGDPAGIKAAFRGIDMILEEGMNVRLVLFPDGEDPDSYARKYRPVEVKAFVEKNALDFISFKTNLLLGETQNDPIRKAGLIKEIAQTISLIPEPIARTLYIQQCSDLMQIDERLLVAEVNKLRRQKATRDRSNEPPQKLPEPRPELPVQQETQKLTNGHQEKEVIRMLLQHGGKKIEFEVADEAGKPMDISIRVVDFIIDDFSDDKLGFDNPACQTIFDIFARHRLEDTIPSEQAFFSHEEQSVRDLAIDLMSTPHTLSDNWKTRHRIFVKTEEENLKQSLLEVLYAFKLRRLEKMIEENQERLKICTDEEEANQLLENDRQLKAKRSLFAKELSRIITR
- a CDS encoding peptidylprolyl isomerase produces the protein MVKITTGFGDIVLKLYNETPLHRDNFLKLVEEEFYDGLLFHRVIKDFMIQGGDPASRNAAPDQALGNGGPGYTIPAEIVAGLFHKKGALAAARLGDRMNPERASSGSQFYIVQGKVWTPEELDMMEQQRGLTFSAEQRQVYTTIGGTPHLDGGYSVFGEVVEGLDVIDQIAAVQTGAADRPIQDVTMTIEILP